From Pararhizobium sp. A13:
CCCTAACGCGATGATTCTCTGCAAAAAGAACAGCCAGTGTCCGGGGAAGACACTGGCTGATATCGACAACTCACCGAGGGGGCGTGTGAGTTGAGTGCCGGATCATTGTTGGAGTGTTCGCATTGGGGGCGATGCGAACGCCTGTCCGGACACGGCATAAACGGGACTGTCGCAAAAAGGTTCCGCACCGGTTTCTTTTTTCCGAAAATTATCGTCAAAGCGCTTCCAACTCGGCCCGATGTTTGTAGAGGCTGAGAAACTTGCGAAAGTCGCGATCATAGATCTCTCTCCACGCCGGATTGGGATGACGTTCCTGCCCGCCGGGCGACATCGCAGGTCCCGCAGTTCCAAGGTCCGGATAGAGATCACCTGCAACCGCCGCGACCATGGCAGTGCCAAGCAGCACCGCGTCGTTTGTTTCAGGCACCACGACGGTGCAGCCCGTCACGTCGGAATAAAGCTCCATCAAAAGCGGATTGCGCACATGCCCGCCTGTGACATGCAGGGTATCGAGATCGTAGCCGGCCTGCTTCATCATCTCGAGAATATGGCGTATCCCGAGGGCGATGGCGACGCAGGTGCGCCAATAGAGCCGGCACAGCGCATCGAATGAACTGTCGAGCGTCAGGCCGCTGATGACGCCGAGCGCATGCGGGTCGGCGAGCGGCGAACGGTTGCCGTGGAAATCCGGAAGCACATGGAGCCGTGAGGCAAACTCCGCACCATGGGCGGCGCGCAGTTCCTGAATGCGCAACACGATGCGGGCGTGGATTTCCACATCCGGCTCGCCGCCGGCACTGTGGCTGCGCACGACATGATCGAGCAGCGCGCCCGTCGCCGACTGTCCACCCTCGACCAGCCAGCTGCCTGGAAATACAGCCTCGAAATAGGGGCCCCACATGCCGAAGCCCGGCTTCATGTCCTTCGAAAAGGCAACGATGCAGCTGGAGGTACCGGCAATCAGGGCGAGCTGCCTTTCGAGCCTGTCCGGCGCGCCGGCAAATTCACCAAGAACGCCGATGGCTCCGGCATAGGCGTCGATCAGCCCTGTCGCCACCTCGCATTTTTCGTGCAGCCCGAGTTCGGCCGCTGCCGCAGCCGTCAAGTGTCCCGTCGATTGTCCGACCGGCAAGGTTTGCTCCGGCAGGCCACCTCGCTCACGCAGATCCTCCAGGCCGATCATGGACAGGAATTCCTCCTGCCAGCCGTTCGCCCTGTGAGAAAGGTAGTTCCATTTCGCAGTCAATGTGCAGCGCGAACGCGCCGGGTTGCCGGTCGCCCGCCAGGACAGGAAATCGGCCAGATCGAAGAAGTATCCCGCCTTTTCCCATTGCTGCGGCAGGCTCTGCTTCAGCCACATGAGCTTCGGCATTTCCATTTCCGGCGACATGACCCGACCTGAATGATTGAGCACGGGATGTTCGGTCGCGGTGCAGAAGTCAGCCTGCTCCAAGGCGCGATGGTCCAGCCAGACGATGGTGTCCCAGCGTGGA
This genomic window contains:
- a CDS encoding FGGY-family carbohydrate kinase; the encoded protein is MRDLIVAVDVGTGSARAGIFDRCGKQLARADYPIAMNRPEENHAEHDSENIWTAVCIAVKTARAKAGVPAEAIAAIGFDATCSLVVRDRNGAPLSVNRKGDPRWDTIVWLDHRALEQADFCTATEHPVLNHSGRVMSPEMEMPKLMWLKQSLPQQWEKAGYFFDLADFLSWRATGNPARSRCTLTAKWNYLSHRANGWQEEFLSMIGLEDLRERGGLPEQTLPVGQSTGHLTAAAAAELGLHEKCEVATGLIDAYAGAIGVLGEFAGAPDRLERQLALIAGTSSCIVAFSKDMKPGFGMWGPYFEAVFPGSWLVEGGQSATGALLDHVVRSHSAGGEPDVEIHARIVLRIQELRAAHGAEFASRLHVLPDFHGNRSPLADPHALGVISGLTLDSSFDALCRLYWRTCVAIALGIRHILEMMKQAGYDLDTLHVTGGHVRNPLLMELYSDVTGCTVVVPETNDAVLLGTAMVAAVAGDLYPDLGTAGPAMSPGGQERHPNPAWREIYDRDFRKFLSLYKHRAELEAL